In Carassius gibelio isolate Cgi1373 ecotype wild population from Czech Republic chromosome B19, carGib1.2-hapl.c, whole genome shotgun sequence, one DNA window encodes the following:
- the LOC127978796 gene encoding carbohydrate sulfotransferase 3-like yields the protein MRIKYTISIIFIVALVIIEKENNIISKVSDKLSPRLTPLLMLSASLLSAAQHNVSTDSSAHQHLSSLQNSTQSIQLSAASAAGGRKHILLLATTRTGSSFVGEFFNQQGSSMFYLFEPLWHVERMLTVESGGTNASVAGPAYRDVLRQLLLCDFSLLESFIEPPPQDHVTPALFRRESSRSLCEDPVCTPLVRKVFERYHCRERRCGPLNLTLAAQSCAHKQHRAIKSVRVRQLETLRPLAEDPRLDMTFIQLVRDPRAVLASRMVAFSSKYDVWKRWAMDGDLPVDEDEVRKLKGNCDNIRMSAEIGLKQPPWLRGRYMLVRYEDIARFPMRKAAEMYDFIGIPFTAKVEEWILKNTQASKEVSGVYSTQKNSLEQVEKWRFSIPFKLVQLVQKV from the exons ATGCGCATTAAATATACCATTTCTATCATCTTTATTGTGGCTCTGGTCATCATAGAAAAGGAAAACAACATTATTTCAAA gGTGTCTGATAAACTGAGCCCCAGACTGACCCCGCTGCTGATGCTCAGTGCTTCTCTCCTGTCTGCTGCACAGCACAATGTCTCGACGGACAGCTCGGCCCATCAACACCTGAGTAGTCTGCAGAACTCGACTCAGAGCATCCAGCTGAGCGCGGCGTCCGCAGCCGGAGGACGTAAACACATCCTTCTGCTGGCCACGACTCGCACCGGCTCCTCGTTCGTGGGAGAGTTTTTTAACCAGCAGGGCTCCAGCATGTTTTACCTGTTCGAGCCGCTGTGGCACGTGGAGCGCATGCTGACGGTCGAAAGCGGTGGCACCAACGCGTCGGTCGCGGGGCCAGCGTATCGAGACGTGCTGCGACAGCTGCTCCTGTGTGACTTCTCACTGCTGGAGAGCTTCATCGAGCCACCACCGCAGGATCATGTTACCCCTGCGCTCTTCCGGCGCGAGTCCAGCCGCTCACTGTGCGAGGATCCTGTCTGCACGCCACTGGTCAGGAAGGTGTTTGAGCGATACCACTGCCGTGAGCGCCGCTGTGGGCCGCTCAACCTGACGCTGGCCGCTCAGTCCTGTGCACACAAGCAGCATCGTGCCATCAAGTCCGTCCGTGTGCGGCAGCTGGAGACACTCCGGCCGCTGGCAGAGGACCCCAGGCTCGACATGACCTTCATTCAGCTGGTCAGAGACCCTCGCGCCGTCCTTGCCTCACGCATGGTGGCCTTCTCCAGCAAGTATGACGTTTGGAAGCGTTGGGCCATGGATGGAGACCTTCCGGTGGACGAGGATGAAGTAAGGAAGCTCAAAGGAAACTGTGACAACATCCGCATGTCTGCTGAGATCGGACTGAAGCAGCCACCGTGGCTTCGTGGGCGCTACATGCTAGTGCGCTACGAAGACATTGCGCGATTCCCCATGCGCAAAGCTGCAGAGATGTATGACTTCATAGGCATTCCCTTCACTGCAAAGGTGGAGGAGTGGATCCTAAAAAATACCCAAGCATCTAAGGAGGTCAGTGGAGTTTATTCCACCCAAAAGAACTCCTTGGAGCAGGTGGAGAAATGGAGGTTTAGCATTCCCTTCAAACTTGTGCAGCTGGTGCAAAAAGTG